One segment of Marinobacter sediminum DNA contains the following:
- the tatC gene encoding twin-arginine translocase subunit TatC has protein sequence MTSSPDGNQATSTHPEMPLIEHLLELRNRLLKMVLAVVICFAAIYPFANELYLWLSQPIRELLPVGQTMIATDVTSPFFAPLKLALVLAVFAAIPIILYQLWSFIAPGLYAHEKRLAFPLLFTSVILFYLGAAFAYYVVFPLVFGFFTAIGPEGIVELPDITSYLNFVLKMFFAFGVAFEIPIATVLLILTGATTPSDLAAKRPYVVVACFIIGMLLTPPDIISQTLLAVPMWILFEFGIIFGRLAKREVNEPEPEEPSGE, from the coding sequence GAACTCCGTAACCGTTTGCTCAAAATGGTTCTGGCAGTGGTGATCTGCTTCGCGGCAATCTACCCCTTCGCCAATGAGCTCTACCTCTGGCTGTCGCAGCCGATCAGGGAGTTGTTGCCAGTCGGGCAGACCATGATTGCCACCGACGTCACTTCGCCTTTCTTCGCTCCCCTGAAGCTGGCTCTGGTGTTGGCGGTCTTTGCCGCCATTCCCATTATTCTTTACCAACTCTGGAGCTTCATTGCCCCGGGCCTGTACGCACATGAGAAGCGCCTCGCCTTCCCATTGCTGTTCACCTCGGTCATCCTCTTTTATCTGGGGGCTGCATTTGCGTATTACGTGGTTTTCCCGCTGGTGTTTGGCTTTTTCACCGCGATCGGGCCCGAAGGTATTGTTGAGCTGCCGGACATCACCAGTTACCTGAACTTCGTACTGAAAATGTTTTTTGCGTTCGGTGTCGCTTTCGAAATCCCCATTGCTACGGTTCTGCTGATCCTCACCGGTGCGACCACGCCGTCCGACCTGGCGGCCAAACGTCCCTATGTCGTGGTTGCCTGCTTCATTATCGGTATGCTGCTGACTCCGCCGGACATCATTTCCCAGACCCTGCTGGCCGTGCCCATGTGGATCCTGTTTGAATTCGGCATCATCTTCGGCCGCCTGGCCAAACGGGAAGTGAACGAACCGGAACCGGAAGAGCCGTCCGGCGAATGA